Genomic window (Flavobacterium oreochromis):
TAAAGCTACCTTTTTTTCTACTGCTACCTTTGCTATGAATGCAAAATCAGTAATTGAACGTATTATTCAATCAGGGCATGAAATAGCGTCACATAATTATTATCATACTGATTTTGAGGTAAAACATCTTAAAGAATCAAAAGATAAATTAGAAGAATTAACAGGAACAAATGTTATAGGTTTTAGAATGCCTCGTATGTACCCAGTAGATGAAAAAGAAATTCAAAAAGCAGGATATGTCTATAATTCATCAATTAATCCTACTTTTTTGCCAGGGCGATACAATCATTTAGATAAACCTAGGAAATATTTTTATCAAGATCAAGTTTTACAAATTCCAGCTTCAGTAAGCCCTTGGGTTCGATTTCCTCTTTTTGGCTTTCTTTTCATAATTTGCCAATGTGGATATATAAATTCTTAGCTAATTGGACTTATAGCAAAGATGGTTATTTGAATATTTATTTACATCCTTGGGAGTTTACTGATTTAAATCAGCCGGAGAAATTTAATTTTCCTGGTTATGTTGTGAAAAATAGTGGAGACGCACTAGTGCAACGTTTAGATGAGTTTATAACTCATTTTAAGAAGAAAGAAAAAGGTTTTGGAACTTTTAAAGAATTTATTGAAACAATTAGATAAGGATGAATATTTCAGTTTTTATTATAACTTTTAACGAAGAAAAAATAATCGCTAAATGCTTAGAAAAGCTAGATTGGGTTAATGAAGTAATTGTCATAGATTCAGGAAGTTCTGATCGTACGGTTTCTATTTGTGAAAAATACGGGGTTAAAGTGATTTATAATAAGTTTGAAAATTTTGGTATACAAAAACAATTTGCGCTAGAACAGACTACTAATAGATGGGTTTTGTCATTAGATGCAGATGAAGTGCTTTCAGACTCATTAATAGAGGAAATAAAGAAAATAGATTTAGAAAAAACTTCAAAAAAAGGATTTTTAATTCCTAGAACACATGTTTTTTTAAATAAAATTTTCAGACACGGAAATGAGAATAAAAAGCCAATTTTGAGATTGTTTGATAAAAATAATGGATGTTTTACCGCAGATAAAGTACATGAAGTAATAAAAGTAGAAGGAGCATTAGGTGTTTTGTCTAATGAAATGTTGCATTATACTGTTTTTGATCTATCTACAGCTATACAAAAACAAATAAAATATTCTTTATTGAGTGGTGAGCTCTTTTTTGAAAAAGGGAAAAAGGCTTCATTATTGAAACCTTTTATAAAATTTCCTTTTGAATTTATTAGAGTTTATTTTATTCAACGCAATATTTTAAATGGTTACGAAGGTTTTGTTTGGAGTATGTTCTCCGCTTTTGGAAGCTTTTTAAAATATGCAAAATTATACGATTTACATCAAAATAAGGATCGATAGCAATTCATTAAATTCTTCGCAATTACTTCATCAGTAAATTGTTGTGCGTATTCAAATCCCTTTTTAGATATAACCTCAGCTTCATTTGGATTATTAAGTATCCATTCTATTTTTTCCTTTATTTCTTGTACGCTATTAGGATTGATATATAAGCTATCAGGTCCTCCGGCTTCAGGAAAAACACCTGAATTCGTAGTTATAACAGGAGTTTTTGAAAAAAGAGCTTCAATTATAGGGATTCCAAATCCTTCAAAGATAGACGGATATACAAAAACACTAGCTTTTTGATAAAGAATAGCTAATTCCTCATTACTAACATTTTTAAGAAAACTAACTTTATTTTGAATTTGGTGATTTTTTATATATTCATGGATTTGTTGTGTGTAAGGAGTTTCTCTTCCTACTAAAACTAAATGAGTATTAATGTCTTTTATAGCTTTTACAATGTTTAGTGCATTTTTTCTTGTTTCTAAAGTTCCTACATTTAAGACAAATTGTTTTGGAAGATTAAACTTTTTTATAACTTTATCTTGAACTTCATCAGTGTAATTTTTCTTAAAAACATTTTGGCATCCTTGGTATATAACTTTTATTTTAGATGCAGGAATATTTAAAAAATTGATGATATCTTGTTTTGTTTGCTCACTTATAGCAATGATTATATCAGCTTGTTGAGCTGCTTTTTTAAACTTATAAAAATGAATTTTTCGGTCAAAAAAAGAGTATAGTTCAGGATATCGTACAAAAATTAAGTCATGTATTGTTACAATACTTTTTATCCCCTTTTTTTCAAGTCCCCTTGGTAGTTCGCCAGAAAGACCATGAAACAAGTCTATTTGATCTCTTTTGAGATCAGATAAAATACCAAATTGTCTCCATAAATTGTAAAATTTTCTATAAAAATTAGAAGAAGGAAGTCTTTCTTTTATGTTATCTCTCTTAAAAAAGAATAAATTAGTATTTGCTTTTTTAGGATTATAGAGATAATACTCATTTTCTGAAAAAAACTAGCAAGGATTCTAATCGAATCCCTGCTATAATTTCCTAAACCTGTTTTATTATGAAATACGCGTTTAGCTTCGTATCCTATTTTCATTTATTGATTTTTTGATCATTAAAGAATTATACCGCTACATTGTATTCTCTTAAAGCATCATTTAAAGACGTTTTTAGATCAGTAGATGCTTTGCGTTTGCCAATAATCAAAGCACAAGGAACTTGGTATTCACCTGCTTCAAATTTTTTAGCATAACTACCAGGAATCACGACACTTCTGGCTGGTACTATACCTTTGTATTCTACAGGTTCTGGTCCTGTTACATCTATGATTTTAGTTGATGCAGTAAGGCAAACATTAGCTCCTAATACAGCTTCTTTTTCTACTCTAACCCCTTCTACAACAATGCAGCGAGATCCAATAAAAGCTCCATCTTCAATAATTACAGGAGCAGCTTGTAAAGGTTCTAATACACCTCCAATGCCTACACCCCCGCTAAGATGAACATCTTTTCCTATTTGAGCACAACTTCCTACAGTAGCCCATGTATCTACCATTGTACCAGCATCTACGTATGCTCCAATGTTTACATATGAAGGCATCATAATTACACCAGAAGAAATGTAAGCACCATGTCTTGCTACAGCATTTGGAACCACACGAATTCCTTTTTCAGCATAATTCTTTTTAAAGGCATTTTATCATGGTATTCGAAAATACCTACCTCAAAAGTTTCCATTTTTTGAATAGGGAAATACATTACAACTGCTTTTTTTACCCATTCGTTTACTTGCCACCCACTAGAAATTGGTTCTGCTACTCGTAGTGTTCCTGCATCCAGTAAATTTACTACCTCCCTAATGGCTTCTTGTGTAGCTTCTTCCTGTAATAAAGAACGATCTTCCCAAGCTTTTTCTATTATATTCTGTAAATTTTGCATTTGATTTTAATTTTACGCAAAGATAAATGTTTTGAATCAAAGCTAAAATCAAAGTTTTGTCTATTTTTGTTGAAATTTTTAATTCATGTCAAGAATTTTAGCGATAGATTACGGATTAAAACGTACAGGTATTGCAGTAACAGATGATTTTCAAATTATCGCTTCTGGGCTTACGACAGTAGCTTCTGGCGAAGTTATAGATTTTTTGAAAGCTTATTTTGAAAAAGAAAAAGTTGCAAAAGTCTTAATTGGTGATCCTAAGCAAATGAATGGACAGCCTTCAGAAAGTGCACCACTAGTGGAAGCTTTTGTTCAGAAATTTCATGATCAATTTCCTGAAATGAAAGTAGTTCGAGTAGATGAACGTTTTACATCTAAAATAGCTTTTCAGACTATGATTGATAGTGGGCTAAAAAAGAAACAACGTCAAAATAAAGCCTTAATAGATGAAATTTCAGCAACTATTATGCTTAGAGATTATTTGACTAGAAAAATGTTTTAACATTTGTTACAATTTTTGTAAAATTAATTCGTTACCTAAAAAATTGTAAAAAATAATACTTTTACGATGTATCTTTGCATCACAATTTACTAGAATGGCAACAACAACTCAAAATCAAGAAACAGATGTAGTGTTAATTGGCGCTGGAATTATGAGCGCTACTTTAGGTTTGTTATTAAAAGAATTACAACCTGATATTAAGATTCAAATTTTTGAACGTTTGGACGTAGCAGCAGCCGAAAGCTCTGATGCTTGGAATAATGCAGGAACAGGGCATGCCGCCTTTTGTGAACTTAATTATACTCCAGAATTAGAAAACGGTACTGTAGATGTAAAGAAAGCAGTCAAAATTTCAGAAGCTTTTGAAATCTCTAGACAGTTATGGGCCTATTTAGTTGAAAAAGGACTACTTGGTAATCCAGAGTCTTTTATTAAATCTGTTCCTCATTTGAGTTTTGTGTGGGGCAAGGAAAATGTTTCCTATTTACGTAAACGTTTTGAAGCCTTACAACAATATGAGCTATTTAAAGAAATGGAATACACAGAAGATCCAGAAGTTATAAAGCAATGGGCTCCATTAATAATGGAAGGGCGTAAGTCTAATAAAGATATTGCATGTACTACAATGAAATATGGTACTGATGTTAATTTTGGTGCTTTAACAAGAAGTATTTTTAAATATTTAGAAAGTTTAGAGGGAGTCAGCTTGCATTTTAACCATGAGGTTAAAAAATTGCGCAAAAAAGAAGATGGGAAATGGCGTTTGAAAATTACAGATTTAACCTCTGGTGAGAAAAAAAGAATTTATACACCGTTTGTATTTATTGGTGCAGGAGGAGGATCATTGTTGTTATTAGAAAAAGCTAATATTCCGGAAGGAGAAGGATATGGAGGATTTCCAGTAAGTGGGCAATGGTTAAAGTGTACGAATGAAGAAGTAATTAAAAAACACGCTGTAAAAGTATATGGTAAGGCTTCAGTAGGGGCCCCCAATGTCAGTGCCTCATATTGATACACGAGTAATAAATGGTAAAAAGAATTATTATTTGGTCCTTATGCAGGTTTTTCAACAAAGTTTTTAAAAAATGGTTCCTATTTTGATTTGATTTCGTCTATAGAGATGGATAATATAAAGCCAATGTTACAAGCAGGAATTAAAAATATACCTTTAACAAAATATTTAATAGAGCAAGTTTTTCAATCAACTAATGATAGAATGAAAGCTCTTAAAGAATATGTTCCATCTGCGAAAAAAGAAGATTGGGTATTAGAAACTGCAGGACAACGTGTACAAGTAATAAAAAAAGATAAAAATGGAAATGGAGTATTAGAATTTGGTACAGAAGTTGTAGCAGCTGCCGATGGATCTTTATCTGTATTATTAGGAGCTTCCCCAGGCGCATCTACAGCTACTTCAATCATGATTGAATTACTTGAAAAATGTTTTCCTGAAAAAATGCAAACTACACTTTGGCAGGCAAAATTAAAAGAAATGATACCTTCTTATGGTCAAGATTTAAATGAAAATCCTCAAATGACTAAAGAAATTCGCCAAAAAACAAATGAAATTTTAAAATTAAATATTTAAAACTATTTGTACTTTTGCACCCTCAATTTATTTTGAAAAAATAGAAGAATGATATATCCAATTGTAGGTTACGGAGATCCTGTGTTACGAAAAGTAGGTGAAAATATTTCAGAGGATTATCCTAATTTGAAAGAAGTAATTGCTAATATGTACGAAACGATGTACAAGGCACATGGTGTAGGCTTAGCAGCTCCACAGGTGGGTTTAGCTATCCGTTTATTTATTGTAGATACTGAACCATTTAGTGATACTGAAAACTTATCAAAAGAAGAAGCAACACAATTAAAAGGGTTCAAAAAAACTTTTATTAATGCCAAAATATTAAAAGAAGAAGGTGAAGAATGGGCTTTTAATGAAGGTTGTCTAAGTATTCCAGATGTTCGTGAAGATGTTTATAGACATGAACAAATAACTGTAGAATATTTTGATGAAAATTTTCAAAAGAAAACAGAAGTATATGACGGATTAATTGCACGTGTAATTCAGCATGAGTATGATCACATAGAAGGAGTTTTATTTACAGATAAAATTTCAACCCTAAAAAAACCTTAATTAAAAAGAAATTGCAAAATATTATGGAAGGGAAGGCTCGTCCTGATTACCGTATGCGTTTTGCAAAAATGAAATAAAAGTAATATAATTCCTCTGCTAATAGAGGAGCAATAAAAATAATTTAACAAAATGAATTTAGAAAGAATATTAGCCATTTCAGGAAAGCCAGGTTTATATGCTTTAAAAATGCAAACAAGAACTGGTTTTGTAGCAGAATCATTAGTTGATGGTAAAAAAGTTACAGTGGGTATGCAAAGTAATGTAAGTTTATTGTCTGAAATTTCAGTATATACTTACTCAGAAGAAAAACCATTAGCAGAAGTAATGAATGCTATCGCTAAAAAAGAAAATGGTGGTGTAGCTCCTCGTTTGAAAGATGATAAAACAGCATTGTTAGCTTATTTAAGTGAAGTTTTACCAGATTATGATCAAGATAGAGTATATGCTTCAGATGTTAAAAAAATATTAAATTGGTATAACATATTACAGGCTAAAGGATTGATAGTTTTAGCAGAAGAAGTTAAGGCAGAAGAAGTTAAAAAAGAAGAAGTAGCTGAAGAAAAACCTAAGAAAACTAGAGCAACTAAAGCTAAAAAAGAAGAAACGGCTGGAGAAAAAGAAGAAAAGCCTAAAAAACCAAGAGCAACAAAAAAGGCTAAGTCAGAAGAATAGTTCGAATTTTAACAAAAATATAAGTCCTGTATTTGATTAACAAATGCAGGATTTTTTGTTATTTAGTAAACCAAATTTCCAGTATCAAAAACAATATGAATACGCGTTCGCAACAATTAGAAGCTTTTAATCGTCTATTAGATATAATGGACGAACTCCGTGAAAAATGTCCATGGGATAAAAAGCAAACATTAGAAAGTTTACGTCATTTAACTATAGAAGAAACATATGAATTAGGAGATGCTATATTAGATAACGATTTAAATGAAATTAAAAAGAACTAGGTGATTTACTACTTCATATTGTTTTTTATTCAAAAATAGGAAGCGAAAAAGAACATTTTGATATAGCTGATGTTGCTAATTCCATCTGTGATAAACTAATTCACCGTCATCCTCATATTTATGGAAACTTAGAAATAACAAATGAAGAGGAAGTAAAACAAAATTGGGAAAAACTTAAATTAAAAGAAGGAAAAAAATCTGTTTTAGAAGGAGTTCCTAAATCGTTACCAGCTATGGTAAAAGCCAGTCGTATACAAGATAAAGTAAAAGCAGTTGGTTTTGATTGGGAAGAAACAAATCAAGTATGGAATAAGGTACAAGAAGAACTACAAGAATTACAAATAGAAATAGAAAGAGGAGACCAAGATAAAATAGAAGCAGAGTTTGGAGATGTTGTTTTTTCAATGATTAATTATGCCCGTTTTTTAAATATTAATCCAGAAGACGCATTAGAGAGAACTAATAAGAAATTTATTAAGCGTTTTATATATTTAGAGCAAAAAGCAGAGATACTAGGAAAAAAACTGTCAGATATGACATTATCTGAAATGGATGTTTTCTGGGAGGAAGCTAAGCGTATGCCTTAAAAAGAAAGCTTAAAAAAATAAGAAAATACTTTAAGAAGTAGCTTTTTAAATTAAAATAAAAAGGAATAATTTTTACCATAACATTATGATGCGATATCAAACTTTTATAATATTAATATTTTTATGTTTCAAGTTACAGGCTCAACATGATGGTAAAAGATTACCTTCGTTAAAAATTCCACGGATAGATATTCCTGAGCCTAATAAGAATAAAGGGCAAGAGGAAATGGCTCCTCAATATTCTTTGAATAAACCTTTTGAACCTAAATTATTCAAAGTGCCACCTAAAAAATACGATCCCCCTACAATAAATAAAGAAATGCAGATGACAGGAGGAGGGAGCGATCTAGATCTAGGAAAGCAATATGCTGAAAAAATGAATAATAAGTTAAGAACTGATATTAAAGAAGGCGTTTTAGATCCCAAAGAATTTAGAAAGCATCAATATTTTGGAGATTTTACTATAGATTCAGAAACTATAACATTAAATTATCGTGATTTTGGAGAAGTGGATGCAGATCAAATTAGAGTTTGGGTAGATGGTAAAATTGTGGCGGGTTATTTAGAATTAGAAGGATTTAGAAAAAGATAATAATTTATCTTGCAGAAGGTATTAATCATATAGAAATTGAAGCTCTAAATGAAGGAGCTTTTACTCCTAATACAGGTGAATTTTTATTTACTGATAATCAATCTAAAATTATTATGGGAGATAAATGGGGATTAGCTACAGGGTTTAAAGCAAAATTTAATATTATACGGATGGCAAAAAATGATAAGGCAATGGATAAAAAGTAAAATACATTGCCTTTACTATTGATTTCTTAAAAATGTTTTTTTAATTCTTTTGATACAAAATTTTCAAATTCTTTATCTTTATTATAGAGTACAGAGCCATGACCAAAACATAAAATACGAGGACTAAGCTCTGCAATTTTTATTAGAGAATTAAAATTTTCTTTAGGTTTTGATGTAAACAGGCTAGGAGGGAGATGCAATCCCTTTTTAGTAGTCATCAAATTCATATTGGTTGCTATATCCCCGGCAATTAAAACACCATCTTTTTCTCTAAAAAAAGCAATATGACCATCTGAATGTCCAGGTGTTTCGATTACTTTAAAATCTCCTAAAAAATCCCCTTCTTTAAGAGTCTTAGTTACTTTCATACCTTTTCCTGCCCAAAATTTTTGTTGAAATAAAGAAATTAAATTTTTAGGATATGGATAATCTTTTGTTGCAAATCCTGACTCAGCTCTTTCAACTTCTTGATTATGACAATATAAAGGAAGATTGAAGTTTTGACAAATTAATTTTGAAGCCCCTTGATGATCTGGATGAGCATGTGTTATTGCATGTGCATGAACAGGTACTTCTTGAATGGCTTTTTTAATTTTAGAAAACGAGCTTCTGATACCTGCATCTATTAATATACCTTCTATTATATAGCAGTTTACACTATTTCTAGGCAGTAAAGGAATATGAAATACTTCATTTGCTATTTTTTTCATCATATAAATTTTTAGTATTCTTTAATTTAAAGATTTAGAATAAGGGTGATAAATTTTATAAGGCGAAAATAAATAATGGAAGTGTGCTAAAAAAAGACATTTGTCTTATTATTTATTCCTTTTGATAAAAATGTTGTTTGGCTCTATTTAGAGTACGAGTGGTAACACCTATAAAGGAAGCAATATCTTCTATTTTTGCTCGTGTAAGTAAAAAGGATAAAATTGCATTAAATTATTAAATCTTAAATTTGCTGACTGATGGTGGAAAAGTTGCAAGAAGCGTTCTTTTTCTAAGTATTCTTTTTGAATTATATAATGGGTTAGCTTTTCCCAATTAGTACTTTTTTGTAGAAGAAGATTTAAATTTTGTAGTGTAATAGTTAATAATAGAGTATCTTCTAAGGCTTGTATATTTTTTGTAGAAACTGTTCTGTTTTGGAAACTATTTAATACTGTTATAAAATCATTTTCTATTCCAAAACAATAAATATTTTCTTTACCTTTAGTATCTACTGAATATGCTTTTACCATTCCTTTGATGATGAATCCTAATTGAAGAGAAAAATGACCTTGTTTTATAAAAAAATCTGATTTTTTCAGAGGTAAAATTTCAAAAAGAAATCCCCCAATTAATTTCCTCTTCACTTAAAATATGGAGCGAACTTAAGTACTCCTTTAAATGATTTTCAATTAATTGGGGATTCATAGATTATTTTTTAAAATTATTAATTCCAGTTTCTAACCAAGTTTTGTATTCATCAAGACTTGTAAAACCAATAGGTTTAGATAAGTCGTTTCCATCTGCATCTAAAACTACATAAAGAGGTTGCGAATTACTTTTATATCTAGTAATTTGAAAATCACTCCATTTATTACCAATTGTTATTATTTCTTTTCCAGTTGTTTTTGAAACGTATTGTTGATCTTTTGGTAATTCAATTTTTCGATCACATATTAGAGATATTACGACTACTTTTTCTTTTAAGATAGATAATACCTCTGGATTAGACCAAACATTATCCTCCATTTTTCTACAATTAGCACAAGCATCTCCCGTGAAATCTAATAAAACAGGTTTGTTAACTTGTTTAGCATATGCTAAACCTATTGTGTAATCATCAAAAGTAATAATATTATGTGCTCCATAATGTGCATGTTCTGGTAAATCTGATTTTAATGAAGAGGAAGAACCTATTCCATTTGTACTTTCTGCATAATTTAATGGAGGGGTTAATCCACTTAATATTTTAAGAGGGGCTCCCCACAATCCAGGAATCATGTAGAAAGTAAATGAAGTAACAATGATGGCCATTATTAGCCTTCCAATTCCAATTTTATCTGCTTTTTCATAATCATGAGGTAACATATATTTTCCAAATAAATAGAATGCCCATGCTCCAAAAATACCAATCCAAATAGCTATGAATAATTCTCTTTCTAATAAATGTTTTTGTAAAACTAGATCTGCATTAGATAAGAATTTAAAAGCAAAAGCTAATTCTAAGAATCCTAATGAAACTTTTATTGTATTTAACCATCCACCTGATTTAGGTAAGGTATTTAACCATCCAGGAAACATAGCAAAAAGCATAAATGGAAGGGCAATAGCTAATGAAAAACCAAACATCCCAATGATAGGAGCAATTCCTCCTTTTGTAGCAGATTCTACCAATAATGTTCCCACAATTGGACCTGTACAGGAAAATGATACTACTGCAAGAGCCAAAGCCATAAAAACAATTCCTAATATTCCTCCTCTATCAGCTTGAGAGTCTAATTTTGTTGCCCAAGAACTTGGTAAAACAATTTCAAAAGCGCCTAGAAAGGATAATGCAAATACAATTAATAAACCAAAGAATATTAAATTAAACCAGACACTTGTTGATAATTCATTTAAAGCTTCAGCTCCAAAAGCACCAGTTATTAATGAACCAAGAATTACATAAATAATAATAATAGATAATCCGTATAGGATAGCATTTTTAATACCTTCTGCTCTAGTTTTACTTTGTTTTGTGAAAAAGCTTACAGTCATAGGAATCATTGGAAAAATGCAGGGCATAAGTAAAGCGGCAAATCCTCCTAAAAAGGCCAATAAGAAAATTTTCCAAAGACTTTTATCTGCATCTTCAATTTTGACTTGCGTAATAG
Coding sequences:
- a CDS encoding glycosyltransferase family 2 protein → MNISVFIITFNEEKIIAKCLEKLDWVNEVIVIDSGSSDRTVSICEKYGVKVIYNKFENFGIQKQFALEQTTNRWVLSLDADEVLSDSLIEEIKKIDLEKTSKKGFLIPRTHVFLNKIFRHGNENKKPILRLFDKNNGCFTADKVHEVIKVEGALGVLSNEMLHYTVFDLSTAIQKQIKYSLLSGELFFEKGKKASLLKPFIKFPFEFIRVYFIQRNILNGYEGFVWSMFSAFGSFLKYAKLYDLHQNKDR
- a CDS encoding glycosyltransferase family 4 protein, producing MKERLPSSNFYRKFYNLWRQFGILSDLKRDQIDLFHGLSGELPRGLEKKGIKSIVTIHDLIFVRYPELYSFFDRKIHFYKFKKAAQQADIIIAISEQTKQDIINFLNIPASKIKVIYQGCQNVFKKNYTDEVQDKVIKKFNLPKQFVLNVGTLETRKNALNIVKAIKDINTHLVLVGRETPYTQQIHEYIKNHQIQNKVSFLKNVSNEELAILYQKASVFVYPSIFEGFGIPIIEALFSKTPVITTNSGVFPEAGGPDSLYINPNSVQEIKEKIEWILNNPNEAEVISKKGFEYAQQFTDEVIAKNLMNCYRSLF
- the ruvX gene encoding Holliday junction resolvase RuvX is translated as MSRILAIDYGLKRTGIAVTDDFQIIASGLTTVASGEVIDFLKAYFEKEKVAKVLIGDPKQMNGQPSESAPLVEAFVQKFHDQFPEMKVVRVDERFTSKIAFQTMIDSGLKKKQRQNKALIDEISATIMLRDYLTRKMF
- a CDS encoding DUF5606 family protein; amino-acid sequence: MNLERILAISGKPGLYALKMQTRTGFVAESLVDGKKVTVGMQSNVSLLSEISVYTYSEEKPLAEVMNAIAKKENGGVAPRLKDDKTALLAYLSEVLPDYDQDRVYASDVKKILNWYNILQAKGLIVLAEEVKAEEVKKEEVAEEKPKKTRATKAKKEETAGEKEEKPKKPRATKKAKSEE
- a CDS encoding MBL fold metallo-hydrolase, yielding MMKKIANEVFHIPLLPRNSVNCYIIEGILIDAGIRSSFSKIKKAIQEVPVHAHAITHAHPDHQGASKLICQNFNLPLYCHNQEVERAESGFATKDYPYPKNLISLFQQKFWAGKGMKVTKTLKEGDFLGDFKVIETPGHSDGHIAFFREKDGVLIAGDIATNMNLMTTKKGLHLPPSLFTSKPKENFNSLIKIAELSPRILCFGHGSVLYNKDKEFENFVSKELKKHF
- a CDS encoding Crp/Fnr family transcriptional regulator: MKRKLIGGFLFEILPLKKSDFFIKQGHFSLQLGFIIKGMVKAYSVDTKGKENIYCFGIENDFITVLNSFQNRTVSTKNIQALEDTLLLTITLQNLNLLLQKSTNWEKLTHYIIQKEYLEKERFLQLFHHQSANLRFNNLMQFYPFYLHEQK